The window GATTGCTCTATCGAGCTCTTCTGGAATCGGGAGGTGTTCGATGCTTGACGGGAGCCGGTCCGAGGACCTCCGCTCAACCGTTTGGGGCGAACAGCTAATAACTTACGTGGATTCCGGGGGTCGGGCAAATCGCCCCATCCGCCCGGGCGTGTCGCACCCCCACCCGGCGGATTCCGGCTCGGATCCTACGCAGCGGTCGCCGGGCGACGGGTCCGCGACGCGCGCTCACGTTCTGCTGCGGCATCGAACCATTCGCGCCGAGATGATGTTGCGGACGGAACGGAAGCCTCGGGCGGAGACGAAGAAAGCCGCCGGTGACCCGGCGGCCTTCTTCATGTGTTGTTGTGGACCTAAGGGGATTCGAACCCCTGACCTCCTCGATGCGAACGAGGCGCGCTACCAACTGCGCCATAGGCCCGTGAACGAGTTCTACGTTATCACGATGCGCGGGGTGCTCGTGTCGGCGCAGTCAACCAGCCGCTCGCCGTGCGAGAAGCTCGCGAACGTGCGCCTCGATCTCGGCGTCGTCCACGAAACCCATCCGCGCGTACGGAGAATCCGCCGCGGGTGCGGGGATCGCGACGGGGGGAGCGGGAGCGAGGCGCTCAGCGCGCTCCCGCAGCTCGGCGCGTCGCGCGGCGTCACGTCGCGCCTGCTGCGCATCCATCTCGGCACGCGCGACGTGCGCTCGCGAGCCGGTGACCGAGACCATCGGTTCGGGAAGCGGGCGCGGCGTCCAGGTCGCCCGCCCCTGGTCGTGAAGCTCCGGAGCGACGCGCTGCGCTTCCGCCGGCACCGCGACCCGGGGTCGGCGAGCCGCGCGTACCGCCACCGACGCCATGCGCTGCAGGATCAGTGCGGCGATGAGGGTGAGCGCGCCGCCCACCCACAGGAGCACGGAGGATCCGGCGGCAAGGAGCTGCCATACGCCGAACCCGGCGGCGACGAGGCCGAGCAGAAGCGTGGACGTCGCAAGCATCCGCGTGCGCCGACGCGCGCGTGCACGCCGGACCGCCGGGTCCGCCTTGGTGGCAGCGAGCTGCTCGCGCAACGCCTCGAGCTCGGCCGCCTCGCGCTGCGACTGCACGCGCTTCGCGAGCTTCTGCTGAGCGAGCACCGTCCGGGCATTGAGCTCGACGTGCACCTCGCTCGGCGTCTCACTGGTCTCTGCCAGCACGCGGAGGGCCTGGTTCAGCCGCACGGCGTTGCGCTCCGCGGCGTTGTACTGGAAGCGTCCGCGCCAGGACGGCAGGAGATAGAGCATCCACAGGAGCACGGCGACGAGCACGATCACTCCCCCGCTCAGCACCGGCCCGTCCATAACGACAACGGTAAGGGCAGCGGGGTGGCGCCGCCGTGCAGCCGGGCGCGTGTCGCGGTGTGTCCGGGCGGAATAGGACTGGATCAGAGCGAGATGCGGTCCGAAGGAGGGACGGCCGCGGCCTCAGGCGGGACCTGACCGCTCAGCCAGCGGGCGAGCACACCCTGGGGCACGTCTTCCCGGGTGAGTGCGAAAGCGTAATGATCGCGCCAGTCGCCATCGATGTGGATGTACCGGCGACGAAGGCCCTCGTACCGGAAGCCGAGCTTCTGCACGACGCGGAGACTCGCGGCGTTCTCGGGTCGGATGCAGATCTCCATCCGATGCAGACCGTACTCCGTGAAGCAGGCGTCGGTCGCGAGGGCGACAGCGGTCGGAGTGATCCCCCGCCCGGCGAACCGCTCGCTGACCCAGTAGCCGATGGTCGCGGAGCACAGGGATCCCCGCGCCACTCCCCACACGTTCAGCTGCCCCGCGATCTCACCGTCGCACTCCATGACGAACGGATAGCCACCGCCGTCGCGGTACTGCTGAAGCAGTCGCCGGATGCTGAGGCGCATGTCGAACGACACGGCGCCATGCGGCACTGTCGCCTCCCACGGCTGCAGCCACGACCGGTTCGTCAGCAGCTCGTGCTGAAGCGGCCTGGCGTCCTTGGTCCTGATCAGGCGCAGCTCAACGGGCCCGTGCCGCATCCCCGCCATCATCTCCATGCCGCACCCCGACCGCCCGCGCGATCGCCTAGAGGCGCTCCGCGAAGTCCTTCAGCCAGGGGCGGAGCTCGGCTCCGAGATCATCGCGGTCGGTCGCCAGCTGCACGATCGCCTTGATGTAGTCCACACGGTCACCCGTGTCGTAGCGGCGCCCGCCGAACACCACGCCGACGACGCCGGGACCGCCCTCGGCCGTCGCGAGCTCCTGCAGCGCGTCGGTGAGCTGGATCTCGCCGCCCTTGCCCGGCTCGGTCCGCTCGAGGATCTCGAAGACGGACGCGGGGAGCACGTAGCGGCCGATGATCGCGAGGTTCGACGGCGCATCCTCCTTGGCGGGCTTCTCGACGAGACCGGTGACCCGCACCGCGTCGGATCCCTCGATCGGCTCGACGGCAGCGGCGCCGTACATGTGGATGCTGTCCGGGTCGACCTCCATGAGCGCGATGACGGCCGCGCCCGTGC of the Microbacterium sufflavum genome contains:
- a CDS encoding GNAT family N-acetyltransferase; protein product: MRHGPVELRLIRTKDARPLQHELLTNRSWLQPWEATVPHGAVSFDMRLSIRRLLQQYRDGGGYPFVMECDGEIAGQLNVWGVARGSLCSATIGYWVSERFAGRGITPTAVALATDACFTEYGLHRMEICIRPENAASLRVVQKLGFRYEGLRRRYIHIDGDWRDHYAFALTREDVPQGVLARWLSGQVPPEAAAVPPSDRISL